The following proteins are encoded in a genomic region of Hippopotamus amphibius kiboko isolate mHipAmp2 chromosome 8, mHipAmp2.hap2, whole genome shotgun sequence:
- the LOC130859242 gene encoding uncharacterized protein LOC130859242, which yields MAPAVELRSPNHWTAREFPVLVGFAYLRKRALSASLTSWEALEVTDPEEPGRGHIQEPPSAIDKGAPPREQNHRLNQGIFADPLRAQPRLLGFQHDLEKSTDCPHLQPSTRGGYFWFCFCVFLAVRTQGTWWTCKGVNAPRNSPQPLSEDKLPPWMGLLTSECRDSTLILFPAVSSAFGTCPMSRSIHQPTDHRSAASGHIIA from the exons atggcccccGCAGTGGAACtgcgcagtcctaaccactggactgccagagaattcccagttCTTGTTGGCTTTGCTTA TCTCCGCAAGAGGGCACTCTCCGCATCGCTCACCTCATGGGAGGCCTTGGAGGTAACGGACCCGGAAGAACCCGGCAGGGGACACATCCAGGAGCCACCGAGCGCAATAGACAAGGGAGCTCCGCCCAGAGAACAAAATCACAGACTTAACCAAGGAATCTTTGCAGACCCTCTCCGCGCCCAGCCACGTCTCCTTGGCTTTCAACACGACTTGGAGAAATCTACTGACTGCCCACACCTGCAGCCCTCTACCCGAGGGGGTtacttttggttttgcttttgtgtttttctggCCGTAAGAACACAGGGGACATGGTGGACGTGCAAGGGGGTTAATGCCCCCAGAAACAGCCCTCAACCACTGTCGGAGGATAAACTGCCCCCTTGGATGGG ATTGCTGACCAGCGAGTGCAGAGACAGCACCCTGATTTTGTTCCCTGCTGTATCCTCGGCTTTTGGAACCTGTCCCATG